The following are encoded together in the Capsulimonas corticalis genome:
- a CDS encoding helix-turn-helix transcriptional regulator gives MLTKSDQDSITAWRLPTIVLELHRSTSGRPKQSPRHVHEEYQIIFGHQGAGKYDYRGARHITPPGSLIIIHPGEAHSACGLEARTRTSTYQSIYVQPEYMQEMAVEAGCSGTGLPFFTETVTLDESLIRRFSHLCRALQQSGACLEKASLLCSTIQYLITRQGEIQPAPRKAYRAQASVDRVREYLNANACENVTLADLAGIADLSPNHLCSSFRREIGVPPHAYQTQLRLTKAKSLLADGLPIGDVAAETGFVDQSHLTHQFQRHFGVTPGCYFPRITSAKS, from the coding sequence ATGTTAACAAAGTCAGACCAGGATTCGATCACCGCATGGCGCTTGCCTACTATTGTGCTGGAACTGCATCGGTCGACTTCGGGTCGGCCCAAGCAGTCACCAAGGCATGTGCATGAAGAGTATCAAATCATTTTCGGTCACCAGGGTGCGGGAAAGTACGACTATCGTGGCGCCCGGCATATTACGCCGCCTGGCAGCCTCATCATCATCCATCCCGGAGAGGCGCATTCCGCATGCGGACTCGAAGCGCGGACACGGACATCTACTTATCAGAGCATCTACGTCCAACCAGAATATATGCAGGAAATGGCAGTTGAAGCGGGGTGTAGCGGGACTGGCTTGCCATTCTTTACAGAGACGGTAACTCTGGATGAAAGTCTAATTCGACGCTTCTCACACCTCTGCCGGGCGCTCCAGCAGTCCGGGGCTTGTTTGGAAAAAGCCTCTTTGCTTTGTTCGACGATTCAGTATCTGATTACGCGCCAGGGCGAAATACAACCTGCGCCACGAAAAGCGTATCGCGCTCAAGCCTCTGTCGATCGTGTCCGTGAGTATCTGAACGCGAACGCCTGCGAAAATGTCACGCTGGCCGACCTTGCCGGAATCGCAGATCTCTCCCCCAATCATCTCTGTTCATCCTTTCGACGGGAGATCGGTGTGCCTCCCCATGCCTACCAGACGCAGTTGCGGTTGACGAAAGCCAAGTCGCTGCTTGCAGACGGCCTACCCATCGGCGATGTGGCTGCGGAAACAGGCTTCGTCGATCAAAGCCATCTCACCCATCAGTTCCAGCGGCACTTCGGAGTGACACCCGGCTGCTACTTTCCTCGGATAACCTCCGCTAAATCGTAA
- the flgM gene encoding flagellar biosynthesis anti-sigma factor FlgM: MKISNTESLRAGQVASVTPAPRIAATPQNDSAGSTGTPAAEVELSSQAQTLASAMQAVDATPETRDDLVAKLQKQISSGTYSVSGSDIADQMVRRAQADRIR; encoded by the coding sequence ATGAAGATCTCGAACACAGAATCCTTACGAGCTGGTCAAGTCGCTTCGGTGACGCCCGCTCCTCGCATTGCGGCTACGCCGCAGAACGACAGCGCCGGCTCCACCGGAACACCGGCCGCTGAAGTAGAACTCTCGTCGCAAGCGCAAACGCTCGCCTCCGCCATGCAGGCGGTGGACGCGACGCCCGAGACGCGAGACGACTTGGTGGCGAAACTGCAAAAGCAGATTTCGTCCGGCACATACAGCGTCAGCGGCTCCGATATCGCTGATCAAATGGTGCGCCGCGCCCAGGCTGATCGAATCCGTTAA
- a CDS encoding peptidase, which translates to MTYCLGIHTRHGLVMASDSRTNAGYDQVNVTRKMHTFVLPGERAFVLLCSGSLSLTQSIITLLGRDFDLGKGLASVANMYDAAREIGEQVRRVSEMDRAALERDEVRFNVHFLLGGQIAGQPPDLYLVYPQGNPLRATEDSPFLQIGEVKYGRPILVRGIRYQETPLDEAAKYALISIDSTMRSNVTVGPPIDICIYQRDELDIVHRRRLTDKDPDLIQIHEQWEQTLRKGVTELPPIDFETFGQKK; encoded by the coding sequence ATGACTTATTGCTTGGGGATACATACGCGCCACGGCCTTGTCATGGCCTCCGACTCACGGACGAACGCTGGATACGATCAGGTCAACGTCACGCGGAAGATGCATACGTTTGTCCTGCCGGGCGAGCGCGCCTTTGTACTGCTGTGCAGCGGCAGCCTTTCGCTCACACAATCGATTATCACCCTTTTGGGCCGTGACTTCGATCTAGGTAAGGGGCTGGCGTCCGTCGCCAATATGTACGACGCCGCCCGTGAGATCGGCGAACAGGTCCGCCGCGTCTCCGAGATGGACCGGGCGGCCCTGGAGCGCGACGAGGTGCGGTTCAACGTGCATTTTCTGCTGGGCGGCCAGATCGCCGGCCAGCCGCCCGATCTCTATCTGGTGTATCCGCAGGGAAATCCGCTGCGCGCCACCGAAGACAGCCCCTTTTTGCAGATCGGCGAAGTAAAGTACGGCCGCCCGATCCTCGTGCGCGGCATCCGCTATCAAGAAACACCGCTCGATGAGGCGGCGAAGTACGCGCTGATCTCCATCGATTCGACGATGCGGTCCAATGTGACGGTCGGTCCTCCCATCGATATCTGCATCTACCAGCGCGATGAGCTCGATATCGTCCACCGCCGCCGGCTGACCGACAAAGACCCCGATCTCATCCAAATCCACGAACAATGGGAGCAGACGCTGCGCAAGGGCGTCACGGAGCTGCCTCCGATCGATTTTGAGACGTTCGGGCAAAAAAAGTAA
- a CDS encoding YciI family protein, which yields MYILNVSYIEQPAKVEPHVGPHSAWVKRHFAEGLFLFAGPKKSGLGGVILAKSIDRPTLDSILAEDPYITESVAEYQILEFDCKAAEPSLALLTTS from the coding sequence ATGTACATACTGAACGTGAGCTACATCGAGCAGCCTGCTAAAGTCGAACCGCATGTCGGTCCGCACAGCGCGTGGGTTAAGAGGCACTTTGCGGAGGGTCTGTTCCTCTTCGCCGGCCCCAAAAAAAGTGGATTGGGCGGCGTCATTCTGGCCAAATCCATCGACCGTCCCACACTCGACAGCATTCTCGCAGAAGATCCCTATATCACGGAATCCGTGGCGGAATATCAAATCCTGGAGTTCGATTGCAAAGCCGCCGAACCTAGTCTCGCGCTGCTGACAACCAGCTAA
- a CDS encoding ParA family protein yields MNKETKVYAVVNQKGGVGKTTTAVNLSASLAHLGKRVLLVDCDPQGNATTGLGIDKSALEMSMFDVLVDNVPVAQIVQKDVTVPGLDVAPATLDLSGAEMEMFSQLSREGTLRRSLKPILGLYDYVFIDGPPSLGLLTLNILTCADAVLIPIQCEFYALEGISQLMTIVERVQAHLNPKLSIGLVVLTMHDERINVSRQVVSEVREYFGDVVAETIVPRNVRLSEAPSFGQPISLYDPRSKGAQAYTDLAQEVVSIGKK; encoded by the coding sequence TTGAATAAAGAGACCAAAGTATACGCGGTCGTCAATCAGAAGGGCGGCGTGGGGAAAACCACGACCGCCGTCAATCTTTCCGCAAGCCTCGCCCATCTCGGCAAGCGTGTCCTGCTCGTCGACTGCGATCCACAGGGAAACGCGACGACGGGTCTTGGCATCGACAAAAGCGCCCTGGAGATGTCGATGTTCGATGTCCTGGTCGACAACGTGCCTGTCGCGCAGATCGTACAGAAAGACGTCACCGTCCCCGGGCTCGATGTCGCGCCCGCGACGCTCGATCTGAGCGGCGCCGAAATGGAAATGTTTTCGCAGCTTTCGCGCGAAGGGACGCTCCGGCGGAGCCTCAAGCCGATCCTGGGCTTGTACGATTATGTCTTCATCGATGGTCCTCCCTCGCTGGGCCTGCTCACGCTGAATATCCTGACCTGCGCCGACGCGGTCCTGATTCCGATCCAGTGTGAGTTTTACGCCCTGGAAGGCATCTCGCAGCTGATGACGATCGTGGAGCGCGTCCAGGCGCACCTGAACCCGAAGCTTTCCATCGGCCTGGTCGTCCTGACGATGCACGATGAGCGGATCAACGTCTCGCGCCAGGTCGTCAGCGAGGTCCGCGAATACTTCGGCGACGTGGTCGCAGAAACGATCGTCCCCCGAAACGTGCGTCTGAGCGAAGCGCCGAGCTTTGGACAGCCGATTTCCCTTTACGATCCCCGCTCCAAGGGAGCGCAGGCGTACACCGATTTGGCCCAGGAGGTTGTGAGCATTGGAAAGAAGTAA
- a CDS encoding RecX family transcriptional regulator, translating into MSIITALEPQQRRAGRINVFVDGQFIIGVGEGVAASLRLRLGQEITPERLTEIASAEELHRATEAAYTYLETRARSEKEVRDRLSRDEYPDEVITQVIDKLREMTLLDDSQFAKQWVQAKTNVAGSRPVGRRRISSQLYQKGVHKDTIGKALAEVTDDDEIELARAAARKKVRALSDDPEIARAERQRLIAFLQRRGFSWETCKRVADESFSPPEDAFDDEDPAEE; encoded by the coding sequence ATGTCCATAATCACGGCGCTGGAGCCGCAGCAGCGGCGCGCCGGGCGAATCAACGTCTTCGTCGACGGCCAATTCATCATTGGCGTCGGCGAAGGCGTCGCCGCGAGTCTACGCCTGCGCCTCGGCCAGGAGATCACACCCGAGCGCCTGACCGAAATCGCCAGCGCGGAGGAGCTGCACCGCGCCACCGAAGCCGCCTACACCTACCTCGAAACCCGCGCCCGCTCCGAAAAGGAAGTCCGCGACCGTCTCAGCCGCGACGAGTACCCCGACGAAGTCATCACGCAGGTCATCGACAAGCTGCGCGAGATGACCTTGCTCGACGATTCCCAATTCGCCAAACAATGGGTCCAGGCCAAGACCAATGTCGCCGGATCGCGCCCCGTGGGCCGGCGCCGTATCTCCAGCCAGTTATATCAAAAGGGCGTCCACAAAGACACCATCGGCAAGGCGCTCGCGGAAGTCACCGATGACGATGAGATCGAGCTCGCCCGCGCGGCGGCACGTAAGAAAGTGCGCGCGCTGAGCGATGACCCCGAGATCGCGCGCGCGGAGCGCCAGCGCCTCATCGCCTTTTTGCAGCGGCGCGGCTTCAGCTGGGAGACCTGCAAGCGCGTGGCCGACGAAAGCTTTTCCCCTCCCGAAGACGCGTTTGACGACGAAGATCCCGCCGAAGAATAG
- the rny gene encoding ribonuclease Y produces MWEAIIPAAAVIGAGGIVLFFAWIKPEKEKLHRLAQETEREREQLRKDTETRQKELLLEVREEAQRLRDESSLELKEKQSELQRFERKLAQKEETLEGKLGGLDRQWDAVRTREREIDRQHKEAAALRQLHQDALERVSGMTGEEAKAALIKELEDQTRHEATRMIMQIEEEAKNEGDKRARSIVTMAIQRIAADHVSETTVSVVPLPSDDIKGRIIGREGRNIRAFETLTGVDVIIDDTPEAVVLSSFDPVRREVARLALEALVIDGRIHPGRIEEIVAKAQQDVDAMIKEAGERAVMESGVTGLHPEIVKLLGRMKYRTSYGQNLLDHSIEVCLVGTTIAAELGANITIAKRACLLHDMGKIVPDADGPHALLSQELMLKYGESEAAAYAAGAHHNDIPPHTVEDVIVQLADTISASRPGARREMLESYVKRLQKLETIADSFPGVEKTYAVQAGREIRLMVRPEIVDDVQAHKLARDAAKRIEEEMEFPGQIKVTVIRETRAIDYAK; encoded by the coding sequence ATGTGGGAAGCTATTATTCCCGCGGCCGCCGTCATCGGGGCCGGGGGAATCGTCTTATTTTTTGCTTGGATTAAACCGGAGAAAGAAAAACTCCATCGGCTTGCACAGGAGACCGAGCGGGAACGCGAACAGCTGCGCAAAGATACGGAAACGCGGCAAAAAGAGCTTCTGCTCGAAGTGCGTGAAGAAGCTCAGCGGCTTCGCGACGAGAGTTCGCTCGAACTGAAAGAAAAACAATCAGAGCTTCAGCGGTTTGAGCGGAAACTGGCGCAAAAAGAAGAAACACTCGAAGGCAAGCTCGGCGGTCTCGACCGCCAATGGGACGCCGTACGCACGCGCGAGCGGGAGATCGACCGCCAGCACAAGGAAGCGGCCGCCCTGCGGCAGCTCCACCAGGACGCACTGGAGCGTGTGTCCGGCATGACCGGCGAAGAAGCCAAAGCCGCCCTCATCAAAGAACTGGAGGATCAGACGCGCCATGAAGCGACGCGGATGATCATGCAGATCGAGGAAGAAGCGAAGAACGAAGGCGACAAGCGCGCCCGAAGCATCGTCACCATGGCCATACAGCGCATCGCCGCCGACCATGTGAGCGAAACCACCGTCTCCGTCGTGCCCCTGCCGTCGGATGACATCAAGGGACGGATCATCGGCCGCGAAGGGCGCAATATTCGCGCCTTTGAAACGCTCACCGGCGTGGACGTCATTATCGACGATACGCCCGAAGCCGTCGTGCTGTCTTCATTCGACCCGGTGCGCCGCGAAGTCGCGCGCCTCGCCCTGGAAGCGCTGGTCATCGACGGGCGCATTCACCCGGGGCGGATCGAGGAGATCGTCGCCAAGGCGCAGCAAGACGTCGACGCCATGATCAAGGAAGCCGGCGAACGCGCCGTCATGGAATCCGGAGTCACCGGACTCCATCCGGAGATCGTCAAGCTTCTGGGCCGCATGAAGTACCGCACGTCCTATGGGCAGAACCTCCTGGATCACTCCATCGAAGTCTGTCTGGTGGGAACGACGATCGCGGCGGAGCTGGGCGCGAACATCACGATCGCTAAGCGCGCTTGCCTTCTGCACGACATGGGCAAGATCGTGCCCGACGCCGATGGACCGCACGCGCTCCTTTCGCAGGAGCTGATGCTGAAATATGGCGAAAGCGAAGCGGCCGCCTACGCCGCCGGCGCGCACCATAATGACATTCCGCCCCATACGGTCGAGGATGTCATTGTGCAGCTCGCCGACACGATCTCGGCCTCGCGCCCCGGCGCGCGCCGCGAAATGCTGGAGTCTTACGTCAAGCGACTCCAAAAGCTGGAGACGATCGCCGACTCCTTTCCGGGAGTCGAAAAGACATACGCCGTGCAGGCGGGCCGCGAGATCCGTCTCATGGTCCGACCGGAGATCGTGGACGACGTGCAGGCCCACAAGCTTGCGCGGGACGCCGCGAAGCGGATTGAAGAGGAAATGGAGTTCCCCGGTCAAATCAAAGTGACGGTGATTCGGGAGACACGCGCCATCGACTACGCCAAGTAG
- the recA gene encoding recombinase RecA produces MDKEKALDIALSQLEKQFGKGSVMRLGESPKQSVEAISTGSLALDLALGVGGVPRGRITEIHGAESSGKTTIAYHIIAEAQKLGGTAAFVDAEHSVDPEYARNLGVDINKLLVSQPNNGEEALEIMDALVRSGAVDVVVLDSVAALVPKAEIEGEMGDSHMGLQARLMSQAMRKLNGSISKTNTAAIFINQIREKIGVMFGNPETTPGGRALKFYASVMLDVRRIETLKQGTDMVGNRVKVKVVKNKVAPPFRQAEFDIMFGKGISRSGSIIDIGVELGLVTKAGSWFTYGDQRIGQGRENAKQYMEEHADVMDEIERTIRGDEKSAEILTVGAVGVDE; encoded by the coding sequence TTGGATAAAGAAAAGGCGCTGGATATTGCATTGTCTCAACTGGAAAAGCAGTTTGGGAAGGGTTCGGTCATGCGACTGGGCGAGTCGCCCAAGCAATCCGTCGAGGCCATCTCCACCGGATCGCTGGCGCTGGACCTGGCGCTCGGAGTCGGCGGCGTGCCGCGCGGACGCATCACGGAGATTCATGGCGCGGAGTCCTCGGGCAAAACGACGATCGCTTACCACATCATCGCCGAAGCGCAGAAGCTGGGCGGGACCGCCGCGTTTGTCGACGCCGAGCACTCGGTCGATCCGGAATACGCCCGCAACCTGGGCGTGGATATCAATAAGCTCCTGGTCTCCCAGCCCAACAACGGCGAGGAAGCCCTGGAGATCATGGACGCCCTGGTGCGCAGCGGCGCCGTCGACGTGGTCGTTCTTGACTCCGTCGCCGCCCTCGTCCCCAAGGCCGAGATCGAAGGCGAAATGGGCGACAGCCATATGGGCCTCCAGGCCCGTTTGATGTCGCAGGCGATGCGCAAGCTGAACGGCTCCATCTCCAAGACCAACACCGCCGCGATCTTCATCAATCAGATCCGCGAAAAGATCGGCGTCATGTTCGGCAATCCGGAGACCACCCCCGGCGGCCGCGCGCTGAAGTTCTACGCCAGCGTCATGCTCGACGTCCGCCGTATCGAGACTCTGAAGCAGGGCACCGATATGGTCGGCAACCGGGTCAAGGTGAAGGTCGTCAAGAACAAGGTCGCCCCGCCCTTCCGCCAGGCGGAGTTCGATATCATGTTCGGCAAGGGCATCTCGCGCTCGGGCAGCATCATCGATATCGGCGTCGAGCTGGGCCTGGTCACCAAGGCCGGATCCTGGTTCACCTACGGCGATCAGCGGATCGGCCAGGGACGAGAGAACGCCAAGCAGTACATGGAAGAGCATGCGGACGTGATGGACGAGATCGAACGAACCATTCGCGGCGACGAGAAGTCCGCGGAGATCCTGACGGTCGGCGCGGTCGGCGTCGACGAGTAA
- a CDS encoding competence/damage-inducible protein A, which translates to MIAEVISVGTELLLGQTIDTDAAAVAQALSRQGISIYHRSTVGDNEDRLAADLRQALERADIVITIGGLGPTMDDLTKETLARVLDIPLVTDPAHVERLTEMGKRRGWDKFPEHFMKQADVPASGRGIPNNNGTALGAIFEKGGKYGVCLPGPPNELIPMLEETVEPFFAEKTSGEKAVIKSLVLRIIGMGESTVEERVKDLMADSNPTVAPYAKTGEVHLRVTARAATDEDAMALIAPREAAIRERLGDVVYGIDSETLEFAVVSLLQQASRTVACAESCSGGLISKRITDIPDSSRVFGLGIVSYSNESKEKFLSVDSRLLAEHGAVSHEVARAMAEGVRAAAGSDIGVSVTGIAGPGGGSEKKPVGTVYLGLAWDGGVISQHHQFLGRRQDVSQRAAQAALALVRRFLIAPDEPTFRQSP; encoded by the coding sequence GTGATTGCAGAAGTAATTTCCGTAGGCACCGAGCTCCTCCTCGGTCAAACTATCGACACCGACGCCGCCGCCGTCGCGCAGGCGCTCTCCCGTCAGGGGATCTCCATCTACCACCGCTCCACAGTCGGCGATAACGAAGATCGTCTTGCCGCCGATCTGCGGCAGGCGCTGGAGCGCGCCGACATCGTCATCACCATCGGAGGTCTTGGGCCGACGATGGATGATTTGACGAAAGAAACCCTCGCCCGCGTCCTGGACATTCCACTCGTCACCGACCCAGCGCACGTCGAACGCCTCACGGAGATGGGAAAGCGGCGCGGCTGGGACAAATTCCCCGAACACTTTATGAAGCAAGCGGATGTGCCGGCCTCGGGGCGCGGAATCCCCAACAATAACGGGACGGCCCTGGGCGCCATCTTTGAAAAGGGCGGAAAGTACGGCGTTTGCCTACCCGGCCCACCGAATGAACTGATTCCTATGCTGGAAGAGACCGTGGAGCCGTTTTTTGCGGAAAAGACATCGGGCGAGAAGGCGGTCATCAAGTCTTTGGTGCTTCGGATCATCGGCATGGGCGAATCCACGGTGGAAGAGCGCGTCAAGGATCTGATGGCGGACAGTAATCCCACCGTCGCCCCCTATGCGAAGACCGGCGAGGTCCACCTGCGAGTCACCGCGCGCGCCGCGACCGATGAAGACGCCATGGCGCTGATCGCGCCGCGCGAAGCGGCGATTCGCGAGAGACTCGGCGATGTCGTCTATGGGATTGACTCGGAGACACTCGAATTCGCCGTGGTGTCGCTGCTGCAGCAGGCGAGTCGCACGGTAGCCTGCGCGGAGTCGTGCAGCGGCGGACTCATTTCCAAGCGGATCACGGATATCCCCGACTCCTCGCGAGTCTTCGGACTGGGGATCGTCTCCTACTCCAACGAGTCAAAGGAGAAGTTCTTGAGCGTCGACTCGCGACTCCTTGCGGAACATGGCGCGGTGAGTCACGAAGTGGCGCGCGCGATGGCCGAAGGAGTCCGCGCGGCCGCCGGATCGGATATCGGAGTCAGCGTCACGGGAATCGCCGGCCCCGGCGGGGGCAGCGAGAAAAAGCCGGTGGGAACCGTCTATCTCGGACTGGCGTGGGACGGCGGAGTCATCTCCCAGCACCACCAATTCCTCGGTCGGCGGCAGGATGTGAGCCAGCGCGCGGCGCAGGCGGCGCTCGCCCTCGTTCGGCGTTTCTTGATTGCCCCCGACGAGCCGACGTTCCGGCAATCGCCTTAA
- a CDS encoding ArnT family glycosyltransferase: MNSLQGKLLPHFYNYGSLQIYLVNFADTFGYLFGAAPTLTPDPAAHPNQFARLYLIGRLLSALMGVGTVAALYAAGKSLWGRRAGLAAAALLAIAPLHAQHSHWLTVDVPGAFWATLSLLFAAKVLKDERFSWRGVLASAIFAGLAAATKYNLALSLLPLLAALWLRGSSERRQAVAGALGAIGAFAAAFVAACPGSVLESAKFIADIQYEALHVSQQPGDTFSNTGSGFVYHIVTNLSAGLGWPLLLAALASIVWAAKRRSQGDGLLAAFALPYYLLIGLAAVRYARYALPLIPILCLWAGRAIADISLAKTANTQRLGLACALTISALTFGWTIILIAPMSQADPRDLALAWIQSRTNLGIQTAFPTMPWFQTAPLSPYFCAPRPGTWKQIQIATDDERILYRNKDWDSATAQQQHPTFVVLSQYDTRDALRLGNKDAEQYMAMLSSDYRLGAQFGGYRLFGGPVLTLPHDMLYANPNISLYVKR; the protein is encoded by the coding sequence ATGAATTCTCTTCAGGGAAAGCTGCTTCCACACTTCTACAACTACGGCTCCCTGCAAATCTATCTCGTGAACTTCGCCGATACCTTTGGCTACCTCTTCGGCGCCGCGCCGACGCTCACGCCTGATCCCGCCGCGCATCCCAATCAGTTCGCGCGCCTCTATCTGATTGGGCGATTACTAAGCGCGCTTATGGGTGTGGGGACAGTCGCGGCGCTCTATGCGGCGGGTAAATCGCTTTGGGGACGGCGCGCGGGTCTGGCGGCGGCGGCTCTCCTGGCGATCGCTCCGCTGCATGCGCAGCACTCGCACTGGCTCACCGTCGATGTCCCGGGCGCCTTCTGGGCGACCCTTTCGCTGCTCTTTGCGGCCAAGGTCTTGAAAGACGAACGTTTCTCGTGGCGCGGCGTGCTGGCGTCCGCGATATTCGCCGGATTGGCGGCGGCGACCAAATATAACCTGGCGCTCTCCCTGCTGCCTCTCCTGGCCGCGTTATGGCTTCGCGGGAGTTCCGAGCGGCGCCAGGCCGTCGCGGGCGCTCTGGGGGCCATTGGAGCCTTCGCGGCGGCGTTCGTGGCGGCGTGCCCGGGGTCCGTCCTGGAAAGCGCGAAGTTTATCGCCGATATCCAATACGAAGCGCTCCACGTTTCGCAGCAGCCGGGCGATACATTCTCGAACACGGGAAGCGGCTTCGTTTACCACATTGTCACCAATCTCAGCGCCGGCCTGGGCTGGCCGCTGCTTCTTGCGGCATTGGCGTCAATTGTCTGGGCCGCGAAACGCAGATCGCAAGGTGACGGTTTGCTCGCGGCGTTCGCTCTCCCCTACTATCTTCTCATTGGACTTGCCGCCGTACGTTATGCGCGCTACGCCTTGCCGCTGATCCCCATTCTGTGCCTTTGGGCAGGCAGGGCCATTGCGGACATTTCGCTCGCCAAGACAGCAAATACCCAGCGACTTGGACTCGCATGCGCACTTACCATCAGCGCGCTTACTTTTGGATGGACCATCATACTGATCGCGCCGATGTCCCAGGCCGACCCGCGCGACCTTGCGCTTGCCTGGATACAGAGTCGCACCAACCTTGGTATTCAGACAGCGTTTCCGACCATGCCCTGGTTCCAGACCGCGCCGCTCAGTCCCTATTTCTGCGCTCCTCGGCCGGGGACCTGGAAGCAGATCCAGATAGCGACCGACGATGAACGGATTTTGTACCGCAATAAAGATTGGGATAGCGCCACCGCCCAGCAGCAGCATCCTACGTTTGTTGTTTTGAGTCAATACGACACGCGCGACGCTCTGCGACTGGGGAACAAAGACGCCGAGCAATACATGGCGATGCTGAGTTCGGATTATCGGTTGGGGGCGCAATTTGGCGGCTATCGCCTCTTCGGAGGCCCCGTTTTGACGCTTCCTCATGATATGCTTTATGCCAATCCGAACATTTCTCTCTACGTGAAGAGGTAA
- a CDS encoding ParB/RepB/Spo0J family partition protein yields MERSKPAEKSRLGRGLSSLIPPSARPITATAEEPPKTAPTAEAVPAAPENPQDAVQRLAVTSIRANTFQPRDSFDDAALEDLSNSISAHGILQPIMVRASGKGKYELVAGERRFRAAKRAGLETVPAIVRELTDEESLTVALIENIQREDLNAIEAAKGYRQLLDQFGLTQTELARQLGKAQPTIANALRLLKLDLEMQQSISHGQMSEEHGKALLSLQNEDQRFKLWEKVIANQLSVAETRRLAMKISQDADAEEAPVAPARDVHWIALEDRLRTAFGMKVGLRPSPKGGGTLTIEFSDPEEVEGILDRIR; encoded by the coding sequence TTGGAAAGAAGTAAACCCGCCGAGAAGAGCCGGCTGGGCCGCGGACTGTCGTCGCTGATCCCCCCGTCGGCGCGCCCGATCACCGCCACCGCCGAGGAGCCTCCCAAGACGGCCCCAACCGCCGAGGCGGTCCCGGCGGCGCCTGAGAACCCGCAGGACGCCGTGCAGCGCCTGGCCGTCACAAGTATCCGGGCGAACACCTTTCAGCCGCGCGATTCATTTGACGACGCCGCATTGGAAGACCTCTCCAATTCCATCAGCGCGCATGGTATTTTACAGCCGATCATGGTCCGCGCCTCCGGCAAGGGCAAGTATGAGCTGGTTGCGGGCGAGCGGCGCTTCCGGGCGGCCAAGCGCGCGGGATTGGAAACCGTCCCGGCGATTGTCCGGGAGCTCACGGACGAAGAATCGCTGACGGTCGCTCTCATCGAAAACATTCAGCGCGAAGATCTGAACGCCATAGAAGCGGCGAAGGGCTACCGCCAGCTCCTCGATCAGTTCGGCCTGACGCAAACGGAGCTCGCCCGGCAGCTTGGCAAAGCGCAGCCGACAATCGCGAACGCCCTGCGTCTCCTCAAGCTGGACCTGGAGATGCAGCAAAGCATTTCCCACGGCCAGATGTCGGAAGAGCACGGCAAGGCGCTGCTTTCTTTGCAAAACGAAGATCAGCGCTTCAAGCTCTGGGAGAAAGTCATTGCGAACCAGCTAAGCGTCGCGGAGACGCGCCGCCTCGCAATGAAGATCTCTCAGGACGCGGACGCCGAAGAAGCGCCGGTCGCGCCGGCCAGGGATGTGCACTGGATCGCCCTGGAAGACCGCCTGCGCACCGCATTCGGCATGAAGGTCGGCCTGCGCCCCTCCCCCAAAGGCGGGGGCACGCTCACGATCGAATTCTCTGACCCCGAAGAGGTCGAGGGCATTCTCGACCGCATTCGCTAG